From the genome of Falco cherrug isolate bFalChe1 chromosome 14, bFalChe1.pri, whole genome shotgun sequence, one region includes:
- the LOC129737376 gene encoding E3 ubiquitin-protein ligase RBBP6-like, with protein sequence MSCVHYKFSSRLNSDVVTFHGPHISLRDLRRQIMGRERLKATHCDLQVTNAQTMEEYTDDNALIPRHSSVTVRRVPVRGVKATGKTDLGSRTGPASRTSKEVCKNTS encoded by the exons ATGTCGTGTGTCCACTACAagttctcctccaggctgaactccGATGTGGTCACCTTTCACGGCCCCCACATCTCCCTGCGCGACCTCAGGCGCCAGATCATGGGCCGCGAGAGGCTGAAGGCGACCCACTGCGACCTGCAGGTCACCAACGCCCAGACCATGGAAG aatacaCAGATGACAATGCCCTGATTCCAAGGCACTCATCGGTAACTGTTAGGAGAGTCCCTGTTAGAGGAGTTAAAGCTACCGGCAAGACAGACCTTGG aagTCGAACTGGGCCAGCGAGTAGAACATCGAAAGAGGtatgtaaaaacacaagctga
- the LOC129737377 gene encoding T-cell activation Rho GTPase-activating protein-like, with the protein MVTAYPTDSPLAVSATGWVKVMANRAGAPVWRSSSPDCQGEALSDAEPVLSADVRLTQGRKRSERCLLLLHEELVVAKLRSQALKELTPEGRKGARVTHLTSIKLLERELSRRHAFGQPLAALCGEDNTLPRPIQELLAVLRQQGPATEGIFRRAAGGTELRQLREALDRGKDIDVGSQPALLLAVILKDFLRSIPTKLLVVDLYEDWMAAMERASKQAKVEELKAVADKLPAANLLLLKRLMALLQHIGHNAATSRMSCSNLAICVGPNLLSPPNEDLLPLQAMLAVTEKSGAC; encoded by the exons ATGGTCACGGCCTACCCCACAGACTCGCCCCTGGCCGTGTCGGCCACCGGCTGGGTGAAGGTCATGGCTAacagggcaggggctcctgTGTGGCGCTCATCCAGCCCTGATTGCCAAGG ggaggctctcagcgacgCTGAGCCGGTGCTGAGCGCGGACGTGCGGCTGACCCAGGGCCGCAAGAGGAGCGAGAGGTGCCTTCTGCTCCTACACGAGGAACTGGTGGTCGCCAAGTTGCg atcccaggcactgaaggagct gacaccagaaggacGCAAGGGAGCCCGCGTCACCCATCTGACATCCATCAAGCTCCTGGAGAGGGAGCTGAGCCGCCGCCAcgcc tttgggcagcccctggcagccctctgtggggaggacaacacgctgccccggcccatccag gagctgctggctgtcctgcgcCAGCAAGGACCAGCAACGGAGGGGATATTCCGCAGAGCTGCCGGTGGGACAGAACTTCGGCAGCTGCGCGAGGCCCTGGACCGCGGCAAGGACATCGACGTAGGAagccagcctgcgctgctgctggccgtcatCTTGAAG GACTTCCTGCGAAGCATCCCCACCAAGCTCCTCGTCGTCGACCTCTACGAGGACTGGatggcagccatggagagggccagcaagcaggccaaggtggaggagctgaaagc ggTGGCCGACAAGTTGCCTGCGgccaacctcctcctcctgaagcggctgatggccctgctgcagcacatcggccacaacgcagccaccagcagaatgagctgcagcaacctggccatCTGCGTCGGGCccaacctgctgagcccacccaacgaggacctgctcccgctgcaggccatgctggcGGTGACCGAGAAG agTGGTGCGTgctaa